A window of Nocardiopsis sp. Huas11 genomic DNA:
CACCAATCCACCTTTCTTCCACCGAATTCGCACCCGCGAAGTCGCCTCTTGCGTAGCCCCGATAAATCCCAAACAACGCGACCGAAAAGGACCCGTACCCAGGCCCCGCTGCCTTCGCTGCGCTTTTTCTCTCGTACACCCGCGCCACCGGATACGACCACGCTGTGCAGCGCTACCTGGGGGACACATCAGCCTGAAACACACCCTGATGGCCGACCGGCGTGATTGCCCCTTCGATCGACGGGTAGGTGAGAGATCACAGCGAAACACAACGGAACACACCTACCCCCTAGGAGGTCTCCAGTGTTCGCAACTATCGCCGCCGTTCTGTTCGGCCTGGCCCTGCTTCTTGAGCTCCTCGGTGAGAGCATCGCGGGTCTGATCACCACCACGTCCCTCGCCCTCGCCGGGCTGATCTTCCTCGCCCTGCACGTGGCGGGCTACGGCACGGGTTGGGGGCGTCGCCGCACGCGACGATGAACCCCGCCGCCTATGCTGCGGTGAACCACGGATGCCACACGTGTGAGGCCTGAGCGGCCGAATCCAGGGGCACGCGTCGGAGAGATCCGGCGTGTGCCCTTTCCCTGTCTGGTTTGACTCCTGCCTGGCCCCCAACTGGCCCCTGACTCGCTTCTTTCTCCGCTCCTCTGCCCGGTCGGCTGTTCCGCCCCGCGACGCCCCGGAAATCCATGGCCCCACCTGGACCACGTTCAGGACTTTGCGCCGGAACTCGGCGGGGTGTCCACGACGTCCCACAATCCTTCAAGGGTCACGTGGTCCCAGGATGCAGAAATCCGGCTCCGAAGAACGCAGGACACACCACGTCCAGTTCCTGCCGGGGTACTCGGTGCTCTTGGTGGATGACCCACAGGTACAGCGATTGTCAGAGCTGTCCAGGAGCAAACGGCTGCCTGTGTGACTGTATCCGCGCGGCATGTATCGGAGAGATCCGGCACATGCCTTTCGCTGTGTCCGGGGTCCGAGGTCCGAGTTCCGGAACGGCCGCCGGGTCCGGGGAAGGCACGTGGCCCCCTGTTCCGCGAGGGTGGGGGTGGCACCCTGGAAGTGCGTGCCGTGCCCTGCCCCCTCGGTGTGCCCGTGCGGCCGGAAGGGCCGTGCCCCCGGAGCGCCCCCTGGAGAACCCCATGCCGGCAGAGCCTCCCCCTCCCCACGGGCCACCGCGCCGGAGGAGCCGGCGACCCCTGGTCATCGGCGGTGCCGTCGGTGCGCTCGTCCTCGCGACGGCCGCGGCGGGCGTCCTCTGGGCCATGCCCGGAACGGTCTACACCGCCCTCCCCGACTGTGCCGAGGCCCTCCCCACCGCCGAGCTGGAGGAGGCCGCCGGAAGCGGGTCCCTGAGGATCACGGGCGAGCTGACGGCCGGCGGGGACTCGACCCGGCTGGCGTGCGACCTGGCACCGCACGACTGGTCCGAGATGCGTTTCCGAGCCGAAGTCGAGGTCCTCGAACCGGACGACCCGCAGTTGGCGGAGCATCGTGCGTGGATACGCGCGCACCTCGACGAGGCTGAGGGGTCCCTGGCCGAGGAAGAGATCGGCGCGTTCACCATCGACGGATGGACCTACGAAAACGGTGTCTGGCGGTCGGTCGGGTTCGGCGACGGCGGTATCAGTTTCGCCGTCAGCGACATCGAGACCGACGAGGCGGACCCGTCTCCGATGATCATGGCGGCCACCGCCTTCACCATGGGCAACCTCATCGTCCAGGTGTCCAACGAGCGCCATTCCTTCGAGGCCCGGGAGGACCTGAGGGACACGATCGACCGGACCGAGGCGATCGCCGCGCTCGTGCAACAGCGCGTCCTGGAGGTCGGCGAGACCGACTGAGGCCCGTCCTCGCGGGCGGTACGGGCACCGCACCGCCGTGGCGGGCCCCTCCCCCGGGCGACGCCCGGCCACCGTGTGGTTTGTCCCTCATTCGCTATGCCCAGAAATTTCTTCCCCGGAAAGGAAGGTGAGGCTAACATAACCCCTGCCGAAGGCGGCCGTACGGGCGCACGGGCCCGAAGGAAGAGGACGAACCAGTGACAGCCACAGTGACCCTACGCAACTCGCTCGCCACCGTGGGCACCGCCCTGCTGGTGGCGGCATCGACCGGTTGCGGTGCGTCCGAACCGGTTCCGGAGCAGACCGCCCTCGTCGGCGAGGGCGAGACGACCTACCCGCTCACCGTGGACAACTGCGGTCAGGAGGTCACGTTCGACGCCGCACCGCAAAGGATCGTCTCCCTGGACCAGGGATCGACCGAGATCCTGTTGTCCCTGGGTCTGGCGGACCGCATGGTCGGCACGGCGTCGTGGACCGACCCGGTACTGGAGGACCTCGCGGAGGCCAACGACGAGGTGCCCCGGCTCTCGGACGAGGCCCCGACCTACGAGGTGGCCCTGGACACCGATCCCGACTTCGTCACCGCGTCGTTCGGACGCCACTTCGCCCAGGGCGGCGTGGCCGAACGCGCCCGGTTCGACGAGACCGGGATCGAGACCTACCTGTCCCCCACCGACTGCGACGGCGGAACGAGCATCAACGGCGGCGGCACCCGCACCGAACCGCTGACCGTCGACTCCGTCTACCAGGAGATCCGCGAACTCGCGCGGATCTTCGACGTCCCCGCCCGGGGCGAGGAACTGGTCGACGAACTGGAGGCGCGCCGCCAGGCGGCCCTCGCCGACGTCGACGCCTCGGGCTCCAGCATCGCCTTCTGGTTCGCCGACCTGCGGACCCCCTACGTCGCCGGCGGGATGGGGTCGGCCAACCTCCTGGCCACCGAGGTCGGCGCCACCAACGTGTTCGCCGACCTCGACGACGACTGGCCGGCCTCGACCTGGGAGAGCTTCGTCGACGAGGACCCCGACGTCCTCGTGCTGGCCGACCTGAGCCGTGAGCGCTGGCCGGGTGACCAGCTCGACGAGAAGGTCGAGTTCCTCAGCACCGACCCCGTCACCCGGGACCTCGCCGCGGTCCGGCAGGAGCGGTTCATCTCGCTGCACGGCGCCGAGATGAACCCGTCGATCCGCACGATCGACGGGCTGGAGGCCCTGGCCGACGGACTGCGCTCCTTCGAGGAGACCGAGTGACGACCCACGCGAAGGCCGACCCCGCGGCCGACCCCGCTCCTGCCCCCGCGGCGGGCCCCGCCCCCTCGGCACCGGCGGCACCCGCTCACGTGCGGGCTCCGGGCGGATCGCGGCTGCGGTTCCTGGGCATCGGCGCCGGCTCGCTGGCGCTGCTCCTGGCCTCGATCGGGGTGGCCATCACCCTCGGTCCGGCCGACGTGTCCCTGGTCAACGTGCGCGACATCGTCCTCAACCACCTCGGGATCACCGACATCCCGGTGCGCGTGTCCAAGAACGCCATCGTGTGGGACGACCGCCTGCCGCGGGCCCTGGTGGCCGCGGCCTGCGGCGCGGGCCTGGGACTGTGCGGGGTGATCCTGCAGTCGCTGCTGCGCAACCCGCTGGCCGATCCCTACGTCCTCGGGATCTCCTCCGGCGCCTCGACCGGCGCGGTCATCGTCGGCATCCTGGGAGTCGGCGGCGCCGCTCTGGGGATCTCCGGAGGCGCGTTCCTCGGTTCCGCCGCCGCCTTCGCCGTCGTCCTGCTCATCGCACGGCTCTCCGGCGGCAGCAACGACAAGGTGATCCTGGCCGGCATCGCGGTGACGCAGCTGTTCTCCGCGCTGACCTCGTTCATCATCTTCGCCTTCGCCGACAACGACGAGGCCCGGGGCGTGATGTTCTGGCTGCTCGGCTCCCTGGAGGGCGTGCGGTGGAACGACGTCGTGCTGTGCGCGCTCGTCGTCCTCGCCGGGACGGCCTTCTGCCTCGTGCGCGCCCCGATTCTTGACGCGTTCGCCTTCGGAGACGAGGTCGCCTCCTCGCTGGGCGTGTCCGTGCGGCGGGCACGCGCGACGTTCATGATCGTCACCGCGCTGCTCACGGCCACGCTGGTCAGCGTGGCCGGAGCCATCGGATTCGTCGGACTCGTGCTCCCGCACGCGGCCCGGTTCCTCACCGGGCCCCGCCACACCCGCCTGGTCCCCGTGACCGCGCTGATCGGCGCGGTCTTCATGGTGTGGGTCGACGCCCTCTCCCGGGTGGTCTTCTCCCCCTCACCGCTGCCCGTCGGCGTGGGCACCGCCCTGGTCGGGGTGCCGGTGTTCATCGCCATCATGCTTCGCCGTAGGAGGGGCCTGTGACACTCCGGACCCGAGAGGTGACGTGGAACCGGGGAGGCCGGCTCGTCGTCGACGGGGTCTGCCTGGACCCGCGGCCGGGCGAGACCATCGGCCTGCTCGGCCCCAACGGGTCGGGCAAGTCCTCGCTCATCAGACTGCTGGCGGGCGCGGTCCGGCCCACCTCGGGCGTGGTCACCCTGGACGACACCTCGCTGGCGACCGTCTCCCGCCGGGAGACGGCGCGGGCGATCGCCATCGTCACCCAGCACGCCGACACGGTCGTGGACATCACCGTGCACGACATCGTCTCCCTGGGGCGCATCCCGCACCGGGGCACCTTCGGCGGGGACCGGGAGGCCGACGCCCGGGCGGTGTCCGAGGCACTGGCGCGGACCGGGCTCACGCACAAGGCGGGCGAGCTGTGGCACCGGCTCTCCGGCGGTGAGCAGCAGCGCGTGCACATCGCCCGCGCGCTCGCCCAGGAACCGCGGGAGCTGCTCCTGGACGAGCCCACGAACCACCTCGACATCCGCTACCAGCTCGATCTGCTCCAGCTCGTGTGCGAACTGCCGGTCACCACGGTCGTGGCCCTGCACGACCTCAACCTCGCGGCGATGTTCTGCGACTCGCTTCTGATCCTCAAGGACGGCCGCGCCGTCCAGGCAGGGCCGCCGTCCGAGGTCCTGACGCCGGAGCTCATCGCCGAGGTGTACGAGGTCGACACCACCGTGCGCGTGGACGAGGCGACGAACCGCCCGATGATCACCTTCCACCCGGGCCGCGTCCCCACGCGCCCCTGAACCCCGTCGCCGCGGTCGTGACCGGACCCGCGGCCCGATCCCGGTCCCGACGAGTCCGGTCCCCGCGGGTCCGGTCAGCCCACGCTGAGGGGCCCGCCGGGGCCGAAGGCCAGGGCGGCGAAGCGGTCGCCGATGCGCCGGTGGGCGGCGGCGTCCGGGTGCAGCCGGTCGGGCAGCGGCAGATCGACGGAGTCGGCCTCGCCGTACAGGGTGAGGCCGTCGATGTGGTGCAGGTGCGCGTCGTCGGCCGCGCGCTGCTTGACGACCCGCGCCAGTTCGTCGCGGATGACGCGGAGCGTCAGCCTGCCGGCGGCGCTCTCCGCGGGGTCGCCGGTGGCGCGGAAGCGCACCTGGCCCTCCCGGAGGGCCTCGGTGTCGAACGCGCCCGGACCGGGCGTGTCCTCGTGGATCGGGCAGTGGATCGGCGAGACGACCAGCAGCGGCGTGGTGGGGTGGCCCTCACGGATGGTGTCGAGGAAGCCGTGCACGGCCGGGGTGAAGGCGCGCAGCCGCATCACGTCCGCGTTGACCAGGTTGATGCCGATCTTGACGCTGATGAGGTCCGCGGGGGCGTCGCGCATGGCGCGGGCGGTGAAGGGATCGAGCAGGGCGCCGCCGCCGAAACCGAGGTTGACCAGCTCGACCCCGCCGTGGGCGGCGGCCAGCGCGGGCCAGGTGGTGCTGGGACTCACCGCGTTGGACCCCTGGCTGATGGAACTGCCGTGGTGCAGCCACACCGGCCGGTCGGGGGCCGGCGCCCGCGTCACCGGGGCGTCGGCCCGCAGGGCCACCAGCCGGGTGGTCTCGTTGTGCGGCAGCCAGATCTCCACGAGCTTCTCGCGGTCGGGCAGTCCCCGGAACGCGACGGTGCCGGGCGGCCCGGTCTCGGTGTCCACGGCACCGGTGGCCATGTCCAGGGTCGTCACGGTGCCCCCGGTGGTACTGGCCTGGGCCGTGAGCCGCCCGTCGACCAGCAGGTCGTAGACGCCGTCCGGCCGGGCCGGGACACCCCGGTAGACCATGGTCGTGCGGAACGTGTCCAGTTCCAGGACGGTGGCCCGCGTACGCGCCACCACCCGCACGCCCGAAAGCTGCGACTCGGCCATGGCCAGCTGTCCGTCGGGGTACTGGGCACGCGCCCAGGCGGGCAGCCGGTGCGGCAGGATCCCCTGCTCCGTGTGCTCCAGGTCCAGGGCTCCGCGTACGAGGCCGGCTTCGAGGGGGACGGAGATCAGGTCGTGCACGTGGGCCTCGCTCGCCGGTGGTTCGGTCGGTACGTCCGGAAGGCGCGGCACGGCCTTCCCGACGCACGCTAGGGCGTGTATGACGGATGCCGCCCGTCGCGAGCGGCGCATCCAGTGGTGGCCTCGCAAGGCCGAAGAAGGAAGCATCCTGGTGTGGCTGTTGACTGATGAGAACGCAGTGAGGGTGCCGCTGGGGCGTCGCGCAGCAGGGTGAGTGTCCGTCATACACGCCCTAGTACTACATAGCTAGATCTGGATGACTTGCAGGCGCAGGCGCCGCTTGAAGTGGTGCCTGCGCGCTGCGGCCTGGTGGCCGCGCCGATGAGCGGACCAGTAGAGCCCCAGCTCAACGGCCTCCTCATCCTTGCCGATCAGGTTGAACAACCGGCGGATCTCCCCGATGGTCAAGCCGATCAGCCCCCGCCCGGACCGTCGGCGCCTGCTATCGGCCCTCTGGGGCGGTTTCTGTCCTGGTGTCCGGTGTGTCCCCGGGGTCGCCGCTGGTTGTCCACAGACCCCGGGCCCCCTTTTTAGACCCGTGGCGCACCACAGCTAGAAAGGCCAGAGCGAGCATCGCCAGGGTGATATGCCGGTACCAGGCCGGATAGATCCGGAACTGGTACTGGTCCAGCCCGGCCTGCTGCTTGGCGGCCTCGAAGCACTCCTCGATCGGCCACCG
This region includes:
- a CDS encoding ABC transporter ATP-binding protein; translation: MTLRTREVTWNRGGRLVVDGVCLDPRPGETIGLLGPNGSGKSSLIRLLAGAVRPTSGVVTLDDTSLATVSRRETARAIAIVTQHADTVVDITVHDIVSLGRIPHRGTFGGDREADARAVSEALARTGLTHKAGELWHRLSGGEQQRVHIARALAQEPRELLLDEPTNHLDIRYQLDLLQLVCELPVTTVVALHDLNLAAMFCDSLLILKDGRAVQAGPPSEVLTPELIAEVYEVDTTVRVDEATNRPMITFHPGRVPTRP
- a CDS encoding ABC transporter substrate-binding protein, translating into MTATVTLRNSLATVGTALLVAASTGCGASEPVPEQTALVGEGETTYPLTVDNCGQEVTFDAAPQRIVSLDQGSTEILLSLGLADRMVGTASWTDPVLEDLAEANDEVPRLSDEAPTYEVALDTDPDFVTASFGRHFAQGGVAERARFDETGIETYLSPTDCDGGTSINGGGTRTEPLTVDSVYQEIRELARIFDVPARGEELVDELEARRQAALADVDASGSSIAFWFADLRTPYVAGGMGSANLLATEVGATNVFADLDDDWPASTWESFVDEDPDVLVLADLSRERWPGDQLDEKVEFLSTDPVTRDLAAVRQERFISLHGAEMNPSIRTIDGLEALADGLRSFEETE
- a CDS encoding GDSL-type esterase/lipase family protein, producing the protein MHDLISVPLEAGLVRGALDLEHTEQGILPHRLPAWARAQYPDGQLAMAESQLSGVRVVARTRATVLELDTFRTTMVYRGVPARPDGVYDLLVDGRLTAQASTTGGTVTTLDMATGAVDTETGPPGTVAFRGLPDREKLVEIWLPHNETTRLVALRADAPVTRAPAPDRPVWLHHGSSISQGSNAVSPSTTWPALAAAHGGVELVNLGFGGGALLDPFTARAMRDAPADLISVKIGINLVNADVMRLRAFTPAVHGFLDTIREGHPTTPLLVVSPIHCPIHEDTPGPGAFDTEALREGQVRFRATGDPAESAAGRLTLRVIRDELARVVKQRAADDAHLHHIDGLTLYGEADSVDLPLPDRLHPDAAAHRRIGDRFAALAFGPGGPLSVG
- a CDS encoding iron ABC transporter permease, with the translated sequence MRAPGGSRLRFLGIGAGSLALLLASIGVAITLGPADVSLVNVRDIVLNHLGITDIPVRVSKNAIVWDDRLPRALVAAACGAGLGLCGVILQSLLRNPLADPYVLGISSGASTGAVIVGILGVGGAALGISGGAFLGSAAAFAVVLLIARLSGGSNDKVILAGIAVTQLFSALTSFIIFAFADNDEARGVMFWLLGSLEGVRWNDVVLCALVVLAGTAFCLVRAPILDAFAFGDEVASSLGVSVRRARATFMIVTALLTATLVSVAGAIGFVGLVLPHAARFLTGPRHTRLVPVTALIGAVFMVWVDALSRVVFSPSPLPVGVGTALVGVPVFIAIMLRRRRGL